The region CGGGAGCCCGCGTAGGCGATTCGGACCTCGCCGGCCGCTGGGTTCTGCGTAATGCTTCCCCCCTCCGACAGGCTGCCGGCGGCGCTAATACTAGTCACGGAAACCGCCGAAGCATCGTAGCGAAGACTGAACTGGTAGGCGGTGACGCCGAAGCCGGCGAGGTCGCCAATCGTGATCGGCGTTGAAAAAGGAGCTCCCGCAGCGGAGGTCAGGGCCTCGACCGCCAGTTCGATCCCGCGGACGGAGAACGCGCCGGAAGTGGTCGAAACTCCGACCGGAATGCTCTGGCTCGTGAAAAACAGCGCCTCGTCGAAGCGCGGGGTGAAGATCCGCTCGCCGAGCAGGTCGGCACCGGTGACCTCGGCCACGATCTCGAACAACACCCCGCTGCCGGCGATCGGAACAGTGCCGGCGCCGGCAACCTGCACAAGTCCCGGTGTAGAGAGATTAACGGCAGGGGCGAGCCCGGCGGCGACACCTCCGGCGGTCTCGATGGCGGTGATCGCGAGCACGTCGGCGGCGTAGGTCAGTTTAATCTGGTAGGACGTGATATCCTGCCCGTCGAGGCCGGCGACGCGGACGGGGATGCGGAGGGTCTGGCCTACCCGCGCCGACGCGCCGTCGATCGTGAGGATGACCTGGGCGCGGGCGGGTAGGGCGAGGACGAGGAGGATCCCGACACAAAGCGGGAGGTAGCGCAGGGAAAAACGCATGGCGGCACCTGAACGAGCTGGCGTGAAGGAGAAGCGCGGGGAGCCTCAGCGGAGGATCGTCAGCACGCGGGTGCGGACGAACCCGCCGGCTTCGAGCCGATACAGGTAGGCGCCGCTGGCCATTCCGGAGGCATCCCACACTACCTCATGCCGGCCGGCCGGCTGTTCGCGGTCCACCAACGTCGCCACGGGTTGGCCGAGCAGGTTGTAAATGCGGAGGGTGACGAAGTCCGCCTCGGGGAGGTCGAAGGAAAGCCGGGTCGTCGGATTGAAAGGGTTTGGGTAGTTGGGATGGAGCGCGTAGGCCTCCGGGAGGGTGGCGAGCTGCAGGTCGCCAAGGGGCGATGCCGTGCCGGCATTGAGGAGGGCCGTGCCGGTGAGCGTGACAGGCCGAGACGAATCGATCGGGTGGATCAGCAGCGAGCCGAGGGTCTTCGAGGCGAGGGGGGTGGCGCCGGCGGCGGCAATGCGGAAGCGGCCGGCGTCGTCCGGGGCGGTGAGCACCAGCCAGTCGGCCGGCAGGGCGGAGGCGAAGTCGGCGATTTGCAACGCGGTGGGGTCGAAGTCGAGGGTCATCTCGGCGGCGTAGACGGCCGAGGCGTCGCCATCGACGAGGAGCGGCAGGCGCCAGGAGCCGTCGGCTTCTTCGGCTGCCGTGCCCCAGGCGATGGTGGCCTCCGTGGCGGCATCGGAGCCGGACTTTAATGCCGAGATCATCCCGACAACGAACTGGAGGATACGCGAGGCATCGGCGGCCTGGACGGCGCTGTTGGCGTCTACATCCGCCGCAAGGCGCTGGGTGCCGTTTAGCGTGCGAAGCCCGACGACGGATTGCAGGACGAGGCTCGCGTCGCCGGCGTCGACGACGCCGTTGTTGCCGACATCGCCGGGGAGTGCCGCGGGGGCGGTGCCGACGGTATTACCTGAAACAGTAAGCTGGTAAAATTTATTACTAAAGCCACCGGTGCTTACCAACCTTACATAGTATTTACCTGGTGTCGTTAGGTTAAATGTTCGATCGATGGCTTCCCCAACGTCATTGAAGCGGTCATCGTCGATCAATTGCTGCGTTGGCCCATACAGGAAAAGAGATATGCTGAGATTGGATGGAACGTTCGTTACGATGGTTCTTACTGGGCCTGAGGATGTTACCTCAAAAATGAAATAGTCATTATCTAAAGGAGCACCGATAGTTGCGGTAATCGTCTCTTCAGCACTAATGAAACTGGCCGTTTCGAAATTGTTATTGAATTCATGTGAATCGTTCGTCTCTAATGTTACGATCAATGTGTAAAGCTCCGTACTGCTATTGGCTGTGCCGCAGCATCGGCCAGCGTCTCTTGCAATGATGTAAAATGTTCCAGGTTCTTGCACTGTTACAATTTTAACGGGAATGAGAGGTTGCTCTGATTCATCAAACATTAATTCTTGCAAACTATTAAACATACCTAAGTAAAGATCCACAGTGCCGAGAGCTGAGACACTTACTTGTATGGAGCCTGGCTGTGTGGTCTCAAACCTATAATAATCGACGTCACCATTATCAAATATTGTTGCTTGGATAGGGACACTGATCTCAATTGGAGATGCTAGAGTAAATGTATTGTTTGGCTCAAACGCATCCTGAGCCTTCACTCGATGAGGGAGGATCAGAGCTGTGAGAAGGAATAGGAGCGCAGGCAGGGAAAAGATGTGACGCGACATGACGGTAACGGCGGAAGAGGTGACGACGATCGGAGAAGGGGGCGCTCCGTGGACCTGCCTCTTTAATAAGCCGGCGCTTCCTGAAATGCTATGACGTAAATACGCTAATTACGACCCTGAGTCGTGCTAACTCCCCTTGCGTGCCACCCTAACAGGTCTGGCGATCGACGGCCTGATGGCCGTAGTTGTCTGAAACGTTGAATGTGCGGAGTATCCGTTCCGGATATCGTGTTCAGTGTTCCGGGTAAGCGAACCCGTATCGTGCGATCACCCGGAACTCCGAACCCGGAACGCGACCACCGCCTCCGGCAAATTCAAATTGTCCGTTTGATAGGCTGGTATCCCAGCGTGAGGCCACCATACCAAAAAAGCCGCCCCGACCTGCGTCGAGACGGCTTCTGGAGCCAATGAGCGGATTTGAACCGCTGACCTGCTCATTACGAGTGAGCTGCTCTACCAGCTGAGCTACATTGGCGTTTTAGGACGACCTTTCACGCCGGCCTTCCCGCCGGGATCCCGGCGGCCACCACACGATAATTCCCCTCATGGTTTCTTCATCGTCACGCCCAAACCCGCACGCCGACCGACTGGCATTCCAGCCCCCATTTTCCCATCTTTCCACCCCGCCAACCTGCATCGTATAGATCCTTCGAATCCGCCGGCTGGCGCCGGCGTCACTCAGAACAGGCCTGCCAACCTGCAACCTGTCAACCTGCCAACCATCCCCCATGCTCGCCCTCCTCCAGGTCTCCAAATCCTACGACGGCGTCCAGGCCCTGGCACCGCTGGATCTGGCGCTGGAGCCGGGGCGGACTACCGTGCTCATCGGGCCCAGCGGCTGTGGCAAATCTACCCTCCTGCGCCTCATGAACGGGCTCATCGCCCCGTCAACAGGCGACATCTACTTCGACGGCGAACGCCTCACGCCGGAGCAGGTCCGCCGCATGCGGCACCGGATGGGGTACGTCATCCAGTCGGGCGGCCTCTTCCCGCACCTCACGGCCCGCGCCAACGTCACCCTCCTCGCCCGGCACCTCGGGCGGAACACCTCCTGGATCAACAGCCGCGTTGATGAACTCGCCGGCCTCGTCCAACTGCCGGCCGACCGCCTCGCGCGTTTCCCGCTCGAGCTCTCGGGCGGCCAGCAACAACGTGTCGGCCTCATGCGGGCGCTGATGCTCGATCCGGACGTGCTGCTGCTCGACGAACCGCTCGGCGCCCTCGACCCGATGATCCGCGCCGACCTCCAGAACGACCTCCGCGCCATCTTTTCATCCCTACATAAAACCGTCGTCCTCGTCACGCATGACCTCCATGAGGCCGGCTTCTTCGGGGACACCATTCTGCTCATGAAAAACGGCCGCATCGAACAACGCGGGACGATTCAGGAATTGCTCGATGCGCCGGCGAATGATTTCGTCCGGGCCTTCGTCAACGCCCAGCGGCAGGTGGTGGGATGATGGGGGGATGTTCTGCATTGAGCTGGCCGTCCTCGCGAACGCAGCCATCGCCAGTCTCGCGGCCATCGTCATCCGCGCGGCCCCCGTCATCCCCGCGAAAGCGGGGATCCAGCCTCCAGAATGGCGTTTTCCTGGGTCCCCGCCTGCGCGAGGATGACCGTAGAAGGCGGTCGGCAGTCCGTATGGGAGTGGTCGTGGCGACCCTTCTCGTTTATGCCCTTCAGGCCACCGCCCAACCCATCCGCGTGGGCTCCAAAGCCTTTACGGAGGGGGTGATCCTCGGCGAAGTCGTCACGGGCCTCTTCGCCTCGGCCGGCTACGAGGTAACGCACCGCGCCGGCCTGGGCGGGACGACCTTTGCCTGGAACGCCCTCCTCGCCGGCGAACTGGACGCCTACCCGGACTACTCGGGCACGCTCATCCAGGAAGTCCTGGCCGGCGACGCAATCTCGGGCCTCGCCGAACTCGAACAGGTGCTCGCCACCCACGGCGTCCGCATGGCGCCGCCGCTCGGGTTTAATAATACCTACGCGATAGGGATGCGTGCCGACCGCGCCGAGGCGCTGGGGGTGCGCACCCTATCCGAGCTTCGCCGGCACCCGGAGCTCGTCGGTGGCTTCTCGACGGAGTTCATGAACCGGTCGGATGGGTGGCCGGGGCTCCGCGATGCCTACGATCTACCCCAGGCCAACGTCCGGGGCCTCGATCACGACCTCGCCTACCGGGGGCTTGAATCGGGTGATATCGATTTTACCGACCTCTATTCCACCGACGCCGAGATCGCCTACTACGGCCTGAACACGCTGATCGACGACGCCGGCTTTTTTCCCGAGTACGAGGCCGTCGTCCTCTACCGGGCCGACCTGGTCGACCGTGTGCCGGACGTCGACGCCCTCCTCGCCCGGCTCGCCGGCCGGATCGACGAGGCCGCCATGACCGGGATGAACGCCCGCGCGAAGCTGGACCGCGTCCCGGAAAACCAGGTGGCGGCGGATTTTTTGAACGCAGAGATACTCGATGAGCCGGCAGTGACCACGGCCGCCGAAACCCGCACCCGTCGGATCCTCCGCTACACCGGCGAACACCTCCGGCTGGTGCTCTTCGCGCTGATTCCCGCGATCCTGGCCGCCATCCCGCTGGGCATCGCGGCGGCGCGGAAGCCCCGCCTGGGGGCGGTCATCCTGGCGGTGGTGGGGATGATCTACACGATTCCGTCGCTCGCGCTACTCGTCTTTATGATCCCGCTGCTGGGCATTGGGGGGCCGCCGGCGATGGTGGCGCTGTTTCTGTACAGCCTGCTCCCGATCGTTCGCAACACCCACGCCGGCTTGCTGGACATCCCCGCGCCGCTGCGCGAGTCCGCCGAGGCGCTCGGCCTCTCGCCGGCGGCGACGCTCCGGCAGATCGAGCTCCCGCTCGCCTCCCGCGCCATTCTGGCCGGGGTAAAAACCTCCTCCGTCATCACCATCGGTACCGCCACGCTTGGCGCCCTCATCGGCGCCGGGGGGTACGGCCAGCCGATCCTCACTGGAATTCGGCTGGACGACGTTGGCCTGATTCTGGAAGGCGCCATCCCGGCCGCCGTCCTCGCCCTCGTCGCACAGGCCCTGTTCGCTGTGGCGGAACGGTGGATCGTGCCTCGGGGTTTGCGGCCAAGGTGAGGTGAGAAATGAGGGATGCACGTTAAACATAATAATGTCATCTCGACCGGAGGCCCGATTTAACGGGCCGAAGCGGAGAGACCTCCGGAAGGTCTGATGGAGGTCTCTCCGCTCCAACGCCGGCAAGCCGGCGTTTTTGGTCGAGATGACATGCTTTTTTGAATGGTGAGACACCACAACACTAGTGTAATGAGTGAGCCGCTTACAGTCCTCAAATACCGCCTCGCCCGCGTGCGCGACCTCGAGGCGGCCGCCAATGTCCTCGAATGGGACCAGGAGACGTACATGCCCGACGGCGCCGCAGAGGCCCGCGCGCACCAGGTGTCGACCCTGCGCCAGCTCGCCCACGAATATCTTACGACGGACGAGCTCGCCGCCCTGGTCGATGCCCTCGACGGCCGGCTGGAAGGAGATGACGCGGCGCTGGTGCGGGTGACCCGTCGGCTGATCGACCGGAAACGCCGGCTGCCCGCGGCCCTCGTGGTCGAGCTGGCCGGGGCCGTGTCGCGCGCCAAACAGGCCTGGAAATCCGCCCGCGAACGGAACGACTTTCCGGTGTTCGCGCCCCACCTGAAACAGCTGGTCGACATCAACATCCGGATCGCCGAGGCCGTCGGCTACGCCGGACACCGTTACGATGCGCTTCTCGAGGAATACGAACCGGGGGCGACGGCCGCGGAGATCGCCACCGTGTTCGCCGCGCTGCGCGAGCGCTTGGTGCCGATCGTCAAACACCTCGCGGATGCGCCGCAGGTGGACGCCGGCGTGCTGACGCGGGCGTTCGATACGCAGGCGCAGTGGGAGTTTGGGATGATGGTGTTGCGGGATATCGGGTTTGATTTTAACCGGGGCCGGCAGGACCTCTCCGCGCACCCGTTCACGACCACGTTCGCGATCACGGACGTCCGCCTCACCACCCGCGTCAACGAGCGTTTCCTGCCATCCGCCCTGTTCGGCTCCCTCCACGAGGGCGGCCACGGGTTGTACGAGCAGGGGATCGACCTTGCGTTCGACCGCTCCCCGCTGGCCGACGGTACGTCGCTGGGGATGCACGAATCCCAGTCGTGCCTCTGGGAGAACCTCATCGGCCGGAGCCGGCCGTTCTGGGAGCATTATTATCCGAAGCTGAAGGCCGCCTTCCCGGGTCCGCTGGCGGACATCTCACTTGATGCGTTTTACCGGGCCATCAACGC is a window of Rhodothermales bacterium DNA encoding:
- a CDS encoding T9SS type A sorting domain-containing protein; the protein is MVSTGGFSNKFYQLTVSGNTVGTAPAALPGDVGNNGVVDAGDASLVLQSVVGLRTLNGTQRLAADVDANSAVQAADASRILQFVVGMISALKSGSDAATEATIAWGTAAEEADGSWRLPLLVDGDASAVYAAEMTLDFDPTALQIADFASALPADWLVLTAPDDAGRFRIAAAGATPLASKTLGSLLIHPIDSSRPVTLTGTALLNAGTASPLGDLQLATLPEAYALHPNYPNPFNPTTRLSFDLPEADFVTLRIYNLLGQPVATLVDREQPAGRHEVVWDASGMASGAYLYRLEAGGFVRTRVLTILR
- a CDS encoding ATP-binding cassette domain-containing protein; translation: MLALLQVSKSYDGVQALAPLDLALEPGRTTVLIGPSGCGKSTLLRLMNGLIAPSTGDIYFDGERLTPEQVRRMRHRMGYVIQSGGLFPHLTARANVTLLARHLGRNTSWINSRVDELAGLVQLPADRLARFPLELSGGQQQRVGLMRALMLDPDVLLLDEPLGALDPMIRADLQNDLRAIFSSLHKTVVLVTHDLHEAGFFGDTILLMKNGRIEQRGTIQELLDAPANDFVRAFVNAQRQVVG
- a CDS encoding glycine betaine ABC transporter substrate-binding protein, producing the protein MATLLVYALQATAQPIRVGSKAFTEGVILGEVVTGLFASAGYEVTHRAGLGGTTFAWNALLAGELDAYPDYSGTLIQEVLAGDAISGLAELEQVLATHGVRMAPPLGFNNTYAIGMRADRAEALGVRTLSELRRHPELVGGFSTEFMNRSDGWPGLRDAYDLPQANVRGLDHDLAYRGLESGDIDFTDLYSTDAEIAYYGLNTLIDDAGFFPEYEAVVLYRADLVDRVPDVDALLARLAGRIDEAAMTGMNARAKLDRVPENQVAADFLNAEILDEPAVTTAAETRTRRILRYTGEHLRLVLFALIPAILAAIPLGIAAARKPRLGAVILAVVGMIYTIPSLALLVFMIPLLGIGGPPAMVALFLYSLLPIVRNTHAGLLDIPAPLRESAEALGLSPAATLRQIELPLASRAILAGVKTSSVITIGTATLGALIGAGGYGQPILTGIRLDDVGLILEGAIPAAVLALVAQALFAVAERWIVPRGLRPR
- a CDS encoding carboxypeptidase M32, with product MSEPLTVLKYRLARVRDLEAAANVLEWDQETYMPDGAAEARAHQVSTLRQLAHEYLTTDELAALVDALDGRLEGDDAALVRVTRRLIDRKRRLPAALVVELAGAVSRAKQAWKSARERNDFPVFAPHLKQLVDINIRIAEAVGYAGHRYDALLEEYEPGATAAEIATVFAALRERLVPIVKHLADAPQVDAGVLTRAFDTQAQWEFGMMVLRDIGFDFNRGRQDLSAHPFTTTFAITDVRLTTRVNERFLPSALFGSLHEGGHGLYEQGIDLAFDRSPLADGTSLGMHESQSCLWENLIGRSRPFWEHYYPKLKAAFPGPLADISLDAFYRAINAVAPTPIRVEADEVTYNLHIMLRFELEMAMLDGSLSVDDLPGAWNDRMEAYLGIRPPNDADGVLQDIHWSLGAFGYFPTYALGNLMSAQLYDAIRIAIPDLDDQIRAGRFEGLLGWLRTHIHGHGKAVDAGDLLERVTGSRLTSDNWIAYIEKKYVKR